A single window of Candidatus Flexicrinis affinis DNA harbors:
- a CDS encoding YihY/virulence factor BrkB family protein: MGIVGTTFDLLKQTWREWNQDKVPRLAAALAYYIAFSLAPLLVLTIAVGGFLLREQFVRNEIMSIVAETVGLQAAELVAGLIDNLREPTSGILSTVLGLGALIFGALSAFDQLKAALNTVWGVPEERIPSGARGFILGKLMSFGMVLMIGLLLLMSLILTTLLSLFDTFIASQLPGAEVLLGVLNTLIPLALITALFAMIYRFLPDIRLQWRDVWIGALITAVLFTIGKTALGLYLGRAGATSAYGAAGSFVLILLWIYYSAQIVLLGAEFTQVYSRKYGSLAEPDSPASQDLRKVAESGRVSPGAEVAANT, from the coding sequence ATGGGTATTGTAGGCACGACCTTCGACCTGCTGAAGCAGACTTGGCGTGAGTGGAATCAAGACAAGGTACCGCGGCTGGCCGCCGCGTTGGCGTACTACATCGCGTTTTCGCTGGCCCCGCTGCTGGTGCTGACGATCGCAGTCGGCGGCTTTCTGCTGCGAGAGCAGTTCGTGCGTAACGAGATCATGTCGATCGTCGCTGAAACGGTCGGGCTTCAGGCGGCTGAGCTGGTTGCCGGATTGATCGACAACTTGCGCGAGCCCACAAGCGGCATCCTGTCGACCGTCCTCGGGCTGGGCGCGCTGATCTTCGGCGCGCTGAGCGCGTTCGATCAGCTCAAGGCGGCACTCAACACCGTGTGGGGGGTACCGGAAGAACGCATACCGTCCGGCGCACGTGGATTTATTCTCGGCAAGCTGATGTCGTTCGGCATGGTGCTGATGATCGGCCTGCTGCTTCTGATGTCGCTGATCCTCACCACGCTGCTCAGCTTGTTCGATACGTTCATTGCATCGCAGCTTCCGGGCGCAGAGGTGCTGCTCGGCGTGCTCAACACGCTCATTCCGCTTGCCCTCATCACCGCCTTGTTCGCCATGATCTATCGCTTCCTGCCGGATATCAGGCTACAGTGGCGCGACGTGTGGATTGGCGCGCTGATCACTGCGGTGCTGTTTACAATCGGCAAGACCGCGCTCGGGCTGTATTTGGGCCGGGCGGGTGCCACCAGCGCGTACGGCGCGGCCGGGAGCTTCGTGCTCATCCTCTTGTGGATCTACTATTCGGCGCAGATCGTCCTGCTCGGCGCGGAATTCACACAGGTCTATTCGCGCAAGTACGGTTCGTTGGCCGAACCCGACTCTCCGGCCTCGCAAGATCTGCGCAAGGTGGCCGAGTCCGGCCGGGTTTCACCGGGCGCCGAAGTAGCAGCCAATACGTAG
- a CDS encoding ABC transporter permease, which yields MRTYLTRRVLQIIPLLFIISVILFALMYSIGDPLAIVMNVPRRPSGAQIEQASRRLGFDQPIYVQYAYWLVGNDWTYIDFDGDGDTDEEMRGTRRGILRGDLGTSLITRQDVATRIGERLGNTFLLMLPAYVLILLISFTLGVISALRQYSLLDGVLTTAAFIFYSMPIFLVALGMILLFAVAFRNWGLPHLPIAGMGRPGEERTLFTLLPYMIMPVLSITLVSSAAYMRYVRASVLEVINQDYVRTARSKGIGERRVLFIHVLRNAALPLITIVGLDVPFLLGGAIVTESIFAWPGMGMLFIESLERSDYPVLMAMLMFVAIFVIMSQLITDLLYSLLDPRIRLS from the coding sequence ATGCGTACGTATCTGACCCGGCGGGTGCTTCAGATCATCCCGCTGTTGTTCATTATCAGCGTGATTCTTTTCGCGCTGATGTATTCGATCGGCGATCCGCTGGCGATCGTGATGAATGTTCCACGGCGACCCAGCGGTGCGCAAATCGAACAGGCGAGCCGACGTCTCGGTTTCGACCAGCCCATTTACGTGCAGTATGCCTACTGGCTGGTCGGGAACGATTGGACGTACATCGACTTCGATGGAGACGGCGATACCGACGAAGAGATGCGCGGCACGCGGCGCGGCATCTTGCGTGGCGACCTCGGCACGTCGTTGATCACGCGGCAGGATGTCGCCACACGCATCGGCGAACGATTAGGCAACACCTTCTTGCTGATGCTACCGGCGTACGTGCTGATCCTGCTCATTTCGTTCACGCTCGGGGTGATCTCAGCGCTGCGCCAGTACTCCCTGCTTGACGGCGTGCTGACGACCGCTGCGTTCATCTTCTATTCGATGCCGATCTTTCTGGTGGCGTTAGGGATGATCCTGCTGTTCGCGGTCGCCTTCCGCAATTGGGGCTTACCGCATCTGCCGATTGCCGGCATGGGGCGCCCCGGCGAGGAGCGCACGCTGTTCACCCTGCTGCCGTACATGATCATGCCGGTGTTGAGCATCACGCTGGTCAGCTCGGCGGCTTACATGCGCTATGTGCGTGCCAGCGTGCTCGAGGTCATCAATCAAGACTATGTGCGGACGGCGCGATCGAAGGGAATTGGGGAGCGCCGCGTGTTGTTCATCCACGTCCTGCGCAACGCCGCGCTGCCGCTCATCACTATCGTCGGCCTCGATGTGCCGTTCTTATTGGGTGGAGCAATCGTCACCGAATCGATCTTCGCGTGGCCGGGCATGGGCATGCTGTTCATCGAAAGCCTAGAGCGCTCCGATTACCCGGTGCTGATGGCGATGCTCATGTTCGTCGCGATCTTCGTCATCATGTCACAGCTGATCACCGACTTGCTGTACTCGCTGCTCGACCCTCGCATACGGCTGAGTTAG
- a CDS encoding DUF1328 domain-containing protein, translating into MLNLALLFLVVAIAAAIFGFGGIAGTAAGIAQFLFVVFVVLFLASLVLGRRRVTS; encoded by the coding sequence ATGTTGAATCTGGCGCTGCTCTTCCTAGTGGTAGCAATCGCGGCGGCGATCTTCGGATTTGGTGGGATCGCAGGCACGGCGGCGGGTATCGCGCAGTTCCTGTTCGTGGTCTTCGTCGTGCTGTTCTTGGCGTCGCTGGTCTTGGGACGTCGGCGCGTCACCAGCTAG
- a CDS encoding amidase gives MSNPVFATASDLVRQFASGEQRVTPYLELLLDHIEQHNPRINAIVTLDRDDALARAKQLDAQGPQAGQTLWGLPVTMKDAWSVKGMRSTGGYPPLADHVPDRDATVVERLRGAGAIVFGKTNVPILSTDTQTHNEIFGRTDNPWNTDRTPGGSSGGSAAAVASGMSPLDIGSDIAGSVRIPAHYCGVYSLKPTEYRVSTAGHIPPLPESPRGVRRFSVAGPIARSVDDLELALRVIAGPDPRYLDIPPVPLPERTDAPALNHMRIAYADRFGHVPVTDDTTRVIHDAADRLGHGGADVEKVVPEGWTFPDVWELYGFLYWSVVGASLPPDIDVSEAEFAGFTPDSPDAFSRGAGKAVNVSLRAYGRAMLDRDRVINALDSFLEEHDVWICPVTATPAIPHIPHMSNVQVGSQTINYFEMGTYYCMPFNLTGHPVVVIPAGFSQDGLPIGLQIVGRRWDEIRLLAYARRIDEALGAYRPPPDCV, from the coding sequence ATGTCAAATCCGGTTTTCGCAACGGCCAGCGATCTGGTACGGCAATTTGCCTCAGGCGAACAGCGTGTCACGCCGTATCTTGAGCTGCTGCTCGACCACATCGAGCAGCACAATCCACGGATCAATGCGATCGTGACGCTGGATCGCGACGACGCCCTCGCGCGCGCCAAACAACTCGACGCGCAGGGACCGCAGGCCGGGCAGACTCTGTGGGGACTGCCGGTCACGATGAAAGATGCGTGGTCCGTGAAAGGCATGCGGTCTACCGGCGGCTATCCCCCCTTGGCCGATCATGTGCCGGATCGGGATGCGACCGTGGTCGAACGGTTGCGCGGTGCCGGTGCAATCGTGTTCGGCAAGACCAACGTACCCATTCTGTCGACCGATACGCAGACCCACAACGAAATCTTCGGTCGCACCGACAACCCGTGGAATACGGACCGCACGCCGGGCGGATCGAGCGGCGGCAGTGCGGCGGCGGTCGCCAGCGGAATGTCTCCGCTCGATATCGGCAGCGACATCGCCGGATCGGTCCGAATCCCTGCCCACTACTGCGGCGTATACAGCCTCAAACCGACCGAATACCGCGTGTCGACCGCTGGACACATCCCGCCGCTGCCCGAGTCTCCGCGTGGGGTGCGCCGGTTCAGCGTCGCCGGGCCGATCGCACGCTCGGTGGACGATCTCGAACTGGCGCTGCGCGTGATCGCCGGCCCCGACCCGCGTTATCTGGATATCCCCCCCGTGCCGCTGCCTGAACGGACAGATGCGCCGGCCTTGAACCACATGCGGATCGCGTATGCGGACCGCTTCGGCCACGTGCCGGTGACGGACGATACAACCCGCGTGATTCACGACGCGGCAGATCGATTGGGGCACGGTGGCGCGGACGTTGAAAAGGTTGTCCCGGAAGGGTGGACATTCCCGGACGTGTGGGAGCTGTATGGCTTCCTCTACTGGTCGGTGGTTGGCGCGTCCCTGCCGCCGGATATCGACGTGTCGGAAGCCGAATTCGCCGGCTTCACGCCGGACTCCCCCGACGCGTTCTCGCGCGGGGCAGGCAAGGCCGTCAACGTCTCGCTGCGCGCCTATGGACGGGCCATGCTCGATCGCGACCGGGTCATCAACGCGCTGGACTCATTCCTCGAAGAACACGACGTATGGATATGTCCGGTCACCGCAACGCCGGCCATCCCGCATATCCCGCACATGTCGAACGTGCAGGTCGGTTCGCAGACGATCAACTACTTCGAAATGGGCACGTACTACTGCATGCCTTTCAACTTGACCGGCCACCCGGTAGTAGTGATCCCGGCCGGCTTTTCGCAGGACGGGCTGCCGATCGGCCTGCAGATCGTCGGCCGGCGTTGGGATGAAATTCGCCTGTTGGCGTATGCCCGTCGGATCGACGAGGCACTCGGCGCGTACCGCCCGCCACCGGACTGTGTGTAA
- a CDS encoding serine hydrolase has product MRRSVVVLLCLAVIVGLTAGAQDAACGLPTHGWETAVPEAVGLDGARLESSETTVEDELPFVRSVLVIRHGCLAYEQYYGDVDADEAVNVFSVTKSVTATLVGIALTEDAIGSVHDSIADYLDLEADNPRAAITVRHLLWMLSGLGWEEGRLAHIGGMLAGTRDEVGFILGLPLDHVPGTTWNYSTADSHLLSAILTAVTGVPTSDFAAEKLFGPLGIVPEEWQADSDGINFGGTQLWLTPRDMAKFGLLILADGRWGDEELVSPDWIAFMIRPQLADPSEYRQSYAAHWWYTLFDGYAPMAAAVGYGGQFILVAPELDTIIVVTASSTRGSSYISGAASAQQVEDILDYIELSVLPALQPEPAR; this is encoded by the coding sequence ATGCGCCGCAGTGTTGTCGTTCTTCTCTGTTTGGCCGTAATCGTCGGGCTGACCGCCGGCGCGCAGGACGCCGCGTGTGGCCTGCCGACCCACGGCTGGGAGACCGCCGTACCCGAAGCTGTCGGGCTGGACGGCGCGCGGCTCGAATCAAGCGAGACGACGGTGGAGGACGAACTCCCTTTCGTGCGCAGCGTGCTGGTGATCCGTCATGGCTGTTTGGCGTACGAGCAGTATTACGGTGACGTGGACGCAGACGAAGCGGTCAACGTGTTTTCGGTGACAAAAAGCGTGACGGCGACGCTGGTCGGGATCGCCCTTACCGAAGACGCAATCGGGTCCGTACATGACTCGATCGCGGATTATCTCGACCTTGAAGCCGACAACCCTCGTGCGGCGATCACCGTGCGCCACCTGCTGTGGATGCTCTCCGGCCTCGGCTGGGAGGAAGGGCGTTTGGCGCACATCGGTGGGATGCTGGCTGGCACACGCGATGAAGTCGGCTTCATCCTCGGCTTGCCACTTGACCACGTGCCCGGGACGACGTGGAACTACAGCACCGCAGACTCGCATTTGCTGTCCGCCATTCTCACTGCCGTCACCGGCGTTCCGACTTCCGACTTCGCCGCCGAGAAGTTGTTTGGTCCGTTGGGAATCGTGCCTGAGGAGTGGCAGGCTGACTCCGACGGGATCAACTTCGGCGGTACGCAGCTGTGGCTTACCCCGCGCGACATGGCGAAGTTCGGCTTGCTCATCCTCGCTGACGGGCGATGGGGTGACGAGGAGCTGGTATCGCCGGACTGGATCGCGTTCATGATCCGCCCGCAGTTGGCCGACCCGAGCGAGTATCGCCAATCCTACGCGGCGCACTGGTGGTATACGCTGTTCGACGGCTATGCGCCGATGGCTGCCGCGGTCGGATACGGCGGGCAGTTCATTCTCGTCGCGCCCGAACTCGACACGATCATCGTCGTAACGGCCAGCAGCACGCGCGGAAGTTCGTATATCAGTGGCGCGGCTTCGGCCCAGCAGGTTGAGGACATCCTCGATTACATCGAGTTGTCGGTGCTGCCTGCGCTCCAACCCGAACCGGCAAGGTAG
- a CDS encoding ScyD/ScyE family protein produces MLVKRVLGSVGVAALLTLGVMPAVGQDAMPPLPGEVVVGELGSPRGVAFDDAGNLLVAVAGVGGELEIAMTGPDGEGSARIGLTGRIVAVAPDGTVSDLIAGYPSYDLGMETGGLYRVIPRGDSLWVVFSGNGSANSGAYWADSVVEYDAATLVVKTVINLNHFEAINDPDGNGYDTNVADIAWGPDGTLYIADAGGNDLLAWTAEAGLSLVHAWPDNPVPTSIEVADNGDLYIGFLGEGLAPGAGKIEHWSGGSLVATFGGLNAVTDILLDGDTLYAVQLAVFTAEGPGPGSVVMVTAEGATPVAEGLPVPFGIAKGPDGALYVSFGTAFVPAGTGGVLKLGM; encoded by the coding sequence ATGTTGGTCAAACGGGTACTCGGGTCGGTTGGTGTTGCAGCGCTGCTGACGCTCGGCGTGATGCCGGCGGTGGGACAGGACGCGATGCCGCCTCTGCCAGGCGAGGTGGTAGTGGGTGAACTCGGTTCGCCGCGCGGCGTGGCGTTCGACGACGCCGGCAATCTGCTGGTGGCCGTTGCCGGTGTCGGCGGTGAACTGGAAATAGCCATGACGGGCCCGGATGGCGAGGGCTCGGCGCGGATTGGCCTGACAGGGCGGATTGTCGCGGTCGCGCCGGACGGCACGGTCAGCGACCTGATCGCCGGCTATCCCAGCTATGACCTAGGGATGGAGACCGGTGGCCTGTACCGCGTCATTCCCCGCGGCGACTCGCTGTGGGTCGTCTTCTCGGGCAACGGCTCGGCGAACTCGGGCGCCTACTGGGCGGACTCGGTCGTCGAATACGACGCCGCCACATTGGTCGTCAAGACCGTCATCAACCTGAACCACTTCGAAGCGATCAACGACCCCGACGGCAACGGTTACGACACCAACGTGGCCGATATCGCGTGGGGGCCGGATGGTACGCTGTACATCGCCGACGCTGGCGGCAACGACCTGCTGGCGTGGACGGCCGAGGCCGGTCTGAGCCTGGTGCATGCCTGGCCGGACAACCCCGTTCCGACCTCGATCGAAGTGGCGGACAACGGCGACCTGTACATCGGATTCCTCGGCGAAGGACTGGCGCCCGGTGCCGGCAAGATCGAGCATTGGTCGGGGGGGTCGCTGGTCGCGACCTTCGGCGGCCTGAACGCGGTGACCGACATCCTGCTCGATGGCGATACGCTGTACGCGGTCCAACTGGCCGTATTCACCGCCGAAGGCCCCGGCCCGGGCAGCGTCGTCATGGTCACCGCCGAGGGCGCTACGCCAGTTGCCGAGGGGCTGCCCGTCCCGTTCGGCATCGCGAAGGGGCCGGATGGCGCGCTGTATGTCTCGTTTGGCACCGCGTTCGTCCCGGCAGGCACCGGCGGCGTGCTGAAGCTAGGCATGTAG
- a CDS encoding ABC transporter permease yields MAHTTSNGTVSLHEVDLKHETLLQQIFARFRRHRMAMVGVALMALITLYVVGGSFFITEREANDTNFQNKWGAPSVEQPFGTDALGRDVLARTIYGGQVTLLISLLAMVVTAVLGTTLGLISGYYGGWADSVIMRVSEALLTIPLLFLLLVITKFIGSQVPAVKVFGREFSGSVIVVILVLGFTGWMGLARIVRAQVLSLREQEFVTAARALGARNLHILFRHIMPNTLAPVIVYTTLGISNVILLEAYIGFLGMGVQPPTASWGNMIQRATEKIDSAWWMWLYPGGLILLTVISINYIGDGLRDALDPYSKK; encoded by the coding sequence ATGGCGCACACGACATCGAACGGCACGGTCAGTCTACACGAGGTAGACCTCAAGCACGAAACGCTGCTTCAGCAAATCTTCGCGCGTTTCCGCCGGCATCGGATGGCGATGGTCGGCGTGGCGCTGATGGCGCTGATCACACTGTATGTGGTCGGTGGATCGTTCTTCATCACCGAGCGCGAGGCCAACGACACGAACTTCCAGAACAAGTGGGGCGCGCCGTCGGTCGAGCAGCCGTTCGGCACCGATGCGCTGGGCCGCGACGTGCTGGCGCGTACGATCTACGGCGGGCAAGTGACATTGCTGATCAGTCTGCTGGCAATGGTCGTGACGGCCGTGCTCGGTACAACATTGGGGCTGATCTCCGGCTACTACGGTGGATGGGCGGACAGCGTGATCATGCGTGTGTCGGAGGCGCTGCTGACGATTCCGCTGTTGTTCCTGCTGCTGGTGATCACCAAGTTCATCGGCAGTCAGGTGCCGGCGGTGAAGGTGTTCGGGCGCGAGTTTAGTGGGAGCGTGATCGTCGTCATCCTCGTGCTGGGGTTCACGGGCTGGATGGGCCTTGCGCGCATCGTCCGTGCACAGGTGCTGTCGCTGCGCGAGCAGGAGTTCGTGACGGCTGCGCGGGCGCTCGGCGCCCGCAACCTGCACATTCTGTTTCGCCACATCATGCCCAACACGCTGGCTCCGGTGATCGTCTACACCACGCTCGGCATCTCCAACGTCATCCTACTTGAGGCTTACATCGGATTCCTCGGCATGGGTGTTCAACCTCCGACCGCCAGCTGGGGCAACATGATCCAGCGCGCGACGGAGAAAATCGACTCTGCGTGGTGGATGTGGTTGTATCCCGGAGGACTCATCTTGCTGACGGTTATCAGCATCAACTACATCGGGGATGGCCTGCGTGACGCACTCGATCCGTATAGCAAGAAGTAA
- a CDS encoding DNA starvation/stationary phase protection protein, producing the protein MASRTKKTLPSTVATMAPALGLDDKAREGVVDVLQGVLADSHVLYIKLRKYHWNVTGPEFHALHQLFEQQYTALADSIDETAERIVQYGVSAIGSMKAFVELSSLKEDATDGLQLSATTMVERIVADHEAVVRKLRDDIETVGEEYGDVAAEDYLTGLMQAHQKFAWMTRAMIRGA; encoded by the coding sequence ATGGCTTCCCGCACAAAGAAGACGCTGCCGTCCACGGTCGCAACGATGGCCCCCGCCCTTGGACTTGACGACAAGGCCCGCGAGGGTGTCGTCGATGTGCTGCAAGGCGTGCTTGCAGATTCACACGTGCTGTACATCAAGCTGCGCAAGTACCACTGGAACGTGACCGGCCCCGAATTTCACGCGCTGCACCAGCTGTTCGAACAGCAGTACACCGCGCTTGCCGACTCCATTGACGAGACGGCCGAGCGTATCGTCCAGTACGGCGTGAGTGCCATCGGCTCAATGAAGGCCTTTGTCGAGCTGTCCAGTCTGAAAGAGGATGCCACGGACGGTTTGCAGCTGAGCGCTACCACTATGGTCGAACGGATCGTCGCAGATCACGAGGCCGTTGTTCGAAAGCTGCGCGACGATATCGAGACGGTCGGCGAAGAGTATGGTGACGTCGCCGCCGAGGATTACCTGACCGGCCTAATGCAGGCGCACCAGAAGTTCGCTTGGATGACCCGCGCCATGATCCGTGGGGCTTAG
- a CDS encoding NAD(P)-dependent alcohol dehydrogenase gives MKAIVATRYGRADGLQLKDVPTPTPQSDEVLVRVHAATVTAGDVMLRKTGGTPLFWPIVRDLIGMPPRKRTPGHEFAGVVEAVGANVTRFKPGDAVFGTTTGLTVGANAEYVCVPESHSKSVLAIKPEALSFEQAAAVPVGAMTALFLLRHAAVEAGNAVLIYGASGSVGTYAVQIAKALGADVTGVASTGNVELVRSLGAGRVIDYTQEDFAAAGPIYDVVFDAVGKAPVDKAKSILKPGGRFTSIRTLTHESDDALAFLRGLIDAGQLVPVIDRRYPLEQTADAHRYAETGRKKGNVVITVASDSSLT, from the coding sequence ATGAAGGCAATCGTAGCGACCCGATACGGCCGCGCCGACGGACTGCAGCTTAAGGACGTCCCGACGCCGACGCCCCAGTCAGATGAGGTCTTAGTTCGCGTGCATGCGGCTACAGTCACCGCAGGTGACGTGATGCTGCGCAAGACGGGTGGGACGCCGCTGTTTTGGCCGATCGTACGCGACCTGATCGGGATGCCGCCGCGTAAACGTACGCCGGGCCACGAGTTCGCCGGGGTGGTCGAGGCAGTCGGCGCCAACGTGACACGTTTCAAGCCCGGCGACGCCGTCTTCGGCACGACGACCGGCCTGACCGTCGGCGCGAATGCCGAATACGTGTGCGTGCCGGAGTCGCACTCGAAGAGCGTGCTGGCGATCAAGCCAGAGGCGCTGTCGTTCGAACAGGCGGCGGCGGTGCCGGTCGGCGCGATGACCGCGCTGTTTCTGCTGAGACATGCTGCCGTCGAGGCCGGGAACGCGGTGCTGATCTACGGCGCGTCGGGCAGTGTCGGGACGTACGCCGTGCAGATCGCCAAGGCGCTGGGCGCAGACGTCACCGGCGTGGCCAGCACAGGCAATGTCGAGCTTGTGCGCTCGCTTGGGGCGGGTCGAGTCATCGATTACACCCAAGAGGACTTCGCCGCCGCCGGTCCGATTTACGATGTCGTCTTCGATGCGGTGGGAAAAGCCCCGGTCGACAAGGCCAAAAGTATACTGAAGCCCGGCGGGAGATTCACCTCGATCCGTACCCTGACGCACGAGTCGGATGACGCGCTGGCATTCTTGCGCGGGCTGATCGACGCGGGTCAGCTCGTGCCGGTGATCGACCGGCGCTATCCGCTTGAACAGACCGCCGACGCCCACCGCTATGCCGAGACCGGGCGTAAGAAGGGCAACGTCGTAATCACGGTTGCCAGTGACTCGAGCCTGACCTAG
- a CDS encoding amidohydrolase: MLVFYNGTIRTMDPVNPVVEAVLVGNDGRIRAVGSRAEVEASAGGAERVDLQGQTLIPGFNDAHVHVQWLGLMLTRMVDATIVKASTIDAIVELYRQRAAEREPGEWVTGGGYNENFLPEKRHVTRHDLDRASTQHPMSLTHTSGHVSVANSLALQIAGITRDTPDPQGGHIVRYDNGEPTGVLEETAMTLVMQHIPELTEAQMADAIRAAMAHELSLGITSATDPAVDPFHIKVYRQLEAAGKLTVRINLLAERRNGDVIYPLPEKYVSDTLRLDSVKFFADGGMTSATAAIREPYKEVGGHGIMIYETEQLADLMWESHEAGFHIATHANGDIALDQVISVYEMVTDRKPVPKLRHRIEHLALPDPEHLQRLAKIGAMAATQTVFLPAMGPTYRRYMPDVYIPRAYGVRDMLDAGIDVALSTDAPVVPDDNPLIGLKAAVDRKDHAGVPLAANQAITMDEALYAYTMGGAILSGDQDNRGSITPGKWADLAILSGDPVTTPVDDLLSLHVEATYVGGQCVYRRS; the protein is encoded by the coding sequence ATGCTCGTCTTTTACAACGGCACTATTCGGACGATGGACCCGGTGAATCCGGTCGTCGAGGCGGTCCTTGTCGGTAATGATGGGCGCATTCGCGCGGTCGGCTCGCGGGCGGAGGTCGAGGCGTCCGCCGGCGGCGCCGAGCGCGTCGATTTGCAGGGCCAAACGCTGATTCCCGGGTTCAACGACGCGCACGTTCACGTGCAGTGGCTCGGCCTAATGCTGACCCGCATGGTGGACGCGACAATCGTCAAGGCCTCGACCATCGACGCGATCGTCGAGCTGTATCGCCAGCGCGCTGCCGAACGTGAACCCGGCGAGTGGGTGACCGGCGGCGGCTACAACGAAAACTTCCTGCCTGAAAAGCGGCATGTTACGCGGCACGACCTTGACCGTGCCAGCACGCAGCATCCCATGTCGTTGACACACACCAGCGGTCATGTCAGCGTGGCCAACAGCCTTGCGCTCCAGATCGCCGGCATCACGCGCGACACGCCCGACCCACAGGGCGGTCATATCGTGCGCTACGACAACGGCGAGCCGACCGGCGTGCTCGAAGAAACGGCGATGACGCTGGTCATGCAGCACATCCCGGAGTTGACTGAAGCCCAGATGGCCGATGCGATCCGGGCCGCCATGGCTCACGAGCTCAGCCTCGGCATCACCAGCGCCACCGATCCGGCGGTCGATCCGTTTCACATCAAGGTGTACCGGCAGTTGGAAGCGGCGGGCAAGCTGACCGTCCGCATCAACCTGCTGGCGGAGCGGCGCAACGGGGACGTGATCTATCCGCTGCCCGAGAAGTACGTCAGCGATACGCTGCGACTCGACAGCGTGAAGTTCTTCGCCGATGGCGGCATGACCAGCGCGACGGCCGCGATCCGCGAGCCGTATAAGGAAGTCGGCGGTCACGGCATCATGATCTACGAGACCGAGCAGTTGGCCGACTTGATGTGGGAATCGCACGAGGCGGGCTTCCATATCGCCACCCATGCCAACGGCGACATCGCGCTCGATCAGGTCATCAGCGTGTACGAGATGGTGACGGATCGTAAGCCTGTGCCTAAACTGCGGCATCGCATCGAGCACCTCGCGCTGCCCGATCCCGAGCACCTGCAGCGGCTGGCGAAGATCGGGGCGATGGCCGCGACTCAGACCGTCTTCCTCCCCGCGATGGGGCCGACCTACCGGCGTTACATGCCGGATGTCTACATCCCGCGCGCGTATGGCGTACGCGACATGCTGGACGCGGGAATAGACGTGGCGCTCAGCACCGACGCGCCGGTCGTGCCGGACGACAACCCGTTGATCGGGCTCAAAGCGGCCGTCGATCGTAAGGATCACGCTGGCGTCCCGCTGGCGGCGAATCAGGCGATCACGATGGACGAGGCGTTGTACGCGTATACGATGGGCGGGGCGATCCTCAGCGGCGATCAAGACAATCGTGGCAGCATTACGCCGGGCAAGTGGGCCGATCTGGCGATCCTGAGCGGCGATCCGGTTACGACCCCGGTGGATGATCTGCTCAGCTTGCATGTCGAGGCCACGTATGTGGGCGGACAGTGCGTCTACAGGCGTAGTTGA
- a CDS encoding beta-lactamase family protein has product MQKLNKTRTVRILRIVMPIVGVVTALIFVPWNAVLLWMAPLSDTVQGELDRAVGRGFDGIIVYVDQPGDDPALYAAGWNNRAEQEPADPQSLFKIGSISKLYVAAAAAKLVSDGSLSLDDTLADHLPELVGRIEYADRITLRMLLQHRSGIPNFVDHPDYPWFETLPDRDAYLAFALDQPADFEPDSDYRYSNTGYLLIGDILDKVLGYSYTDYIRAEILEPLGLNHTYSFLSQVDSGDVASGYHHEVEPDLKALDHTSPGGSMIATAQDVGIFLRALNDGSLLSDDEQAIYTSIYEYEHTGWVPGYQSIARYDVDTDTVVVVFVSSTGGDTEATIHIVFDRIVRIVNR; this is encoded by the coding sequence CCATCGTTGGGGTCGTGACCGCCCTAATCTTCGTGCCGTGGAACGCGGTACTGCTCTGGATGGCACCGCTGTCCGACACCGTTCAGGGCGAACTCGATCGTGCTGTCGGTCGCGGGTTTGACGGGATCATCGTCTATGTCGATCAACCCGGCGATGACCCGGCGCTCTACGCGGCTGGCTGGAACAACAGGGCGGAGCAGGAGCCAGCCGACCCGCAGTCCTTGTTCAAGATTGGCAGCATCAGCAAGCTGTATGTCGCGGCGGCTGCCGCCAAGCTGGTCAGCGACGGGAGCTTGTCACTGGATGACACGCTGGCGGATCACCTTCCTGAGCTTGTCGGTCGGATTGAATACGCCGATCGCATTACCCTGCGCATGCTGCTGCAGCATCGCAGCGGCATCCCCAACTTTGTTGACCATCCCGACTATCCGTGGTTCGAGACACTGCCGGATCGCGATGCCTATCTTGCGTTTGCTTTGGATCAACCCGCAGATTTCGAGCCGGACAGCGACTATCGCTACTCCAACACGGGGTATCTGCTGATCGGCGATATTCTCGACAAGGTTCTGGGCTACAGCTATACCGACTACATCCGCGCTGAAATTCTGGAACCGCTTGGGCTAAACCATACCTACAGTTTCCTCAGTCAGGTGGATTCTGGAGACGTCGCCAGCGGATACCACCATGAGGTTGAGCCTGACCTGAAGGCGCTTGACCACACCAGCCCCGGTGGCTCGATGATCGCGACGGCGCAGGATGTCGGCATTTTCCTGAGAGCGCTCAATGACGGTTCGCTGCTGTCTGATGACGAGCAGGCGATCTATACGTCAATCTACGAGTACGAGCATACGGGCTGGGTGCCGGGCTACCAGAGTATCGCACGCTACGATGTAGACACGGACACGGTCGTCGTTGTGTTCGTGAGCTCCACCGGTGGCGACACCGAAGCGACAATACACATCGTATTTGACCGGATCGTACGCATCGTCAACAGGTAG